In one Pseudomonas sp. 31-12 genomic region, the following are encoded:
- a CDS encoding AGE family epimerase/isomerase, whose amino-acid sequence MPPVSRSASQPELTALFASVQQHFQDVIVPLWQGPGWNADMALPYEALDAGHQPLPPQRYRAMACARQLYLFSSLIGQVPAAEERAAALFRSLQQHFHDPEHGGWFYSIDPQGAPLDQRKDLYTHAFILFACAHYWEKVREPLVESVLNATLEVLAQRFATGDGLYEACLDRDWSSLDSGPLQNPLMHLAEAFLATLSVREDTAVQRALVELCTAMQKRFIDPQHSVLMEKPLGAVDNWFEPGHQFEWYFLLESSSLLRGSKLHASLERAFVLTEQSGVDPQTGAVAAMLDLNGSAKDATQRIWAQAEYLRALTLRPDSEASVQRQLQALQQRFLHVGGWYECRDEQGEVSRKDMPSTTPYHLATCYSGLVDYLG is encoded by the coding sequence ATGCCGCCTGTTTCCCGCTCCGCCTCCCAGCCTGAATTGACCGCCCTGTTCGCCTCGGTGCAACAGCATTTCCAGGACGTGATCGTGCCGCTCTGGCAAGGCCCCGGCTGGAATGCCGACATGGCGCTGCCTTATGAAGCGCTGGACGCCGGGCACCAGCCGCTGCCCCCTCAGCGTTACCGGGCCATGGCGTGCGCGCGGCAGCTGTATCTGTTTTCCAGCCTGATCGGCCAGGTGCCGGCCGCCGAGGAGCGCGCCGCGGCGCTGTTCCGTTCCTTGCAACAGCATTTCCACGACCCCGAGCATGGCGGCTGGTTCTACAGCATCGACCCGCAAGGTGCGCCGCTGGATCAGCGCAAAGACCTCTACACCCATGCCTTCATCCTGTTCGCGTGCGCCCATTACTGGGAAAAGGTTCGCGAGCCGCTGGTGGAATCGGTGCTCAATGCCACGCTGGAAGTGCTGGCGCAGCGCTTCGCCACGGGCGACGGCCTGTATGAAGCCTGCCTCGACCGTGACTGGTCCTCGCTCGACTCCGGCCCCCTGCAAAATCCCTTGATGCATCTGGCGGAAGCGTTCCTCGCAACCCTGTCGGTGCGCGAAGACACCGCCGTGCAACGGGCGCTGGTCGAGTTATGCACAGCCATGCAAAAGCGTTTTATCGACCCGCAACACAGCGTGTTAATGGAGAAACCGCTGGGTGCTGTGGATAACTGGTTTGAGCCGGGGCATCAGTTCGAGTGGTATTTCCTGCTGGAGTCTTCGTCGTTGCTGCGCGGCTCAAAACTGCATGCTTCGCTGGAGCGTGCGTTTGTGCTGACCGAACAATCGGGCGTCGATCCGCAAACGGGTGCAGTGGCAGCGATGCTCGATCTGAATGGCTCGGCGAAGGATGCCACCCAACGCATCTGGGCCCAGGCTGAATACCTGCGTGCGCTGACTTTGCGACCGGACAGCGAAGCCTCCGTGCAACGCCAATTGCAGGCGTTGCAACAGCGCTTTCTGCATGTGGGCGGCTGGTATGAGTGTCGTGATGAGCAGGGCGAAGTCAGCCGCAAGGACATGCCGTCGACCACGCCTTATCACTTGGCTACTTGCTACAGCGGGCTGGTCGATTATCTCGGCTGA
- a CDS encoding SDR family oxidoreductase encodes MSNTLFITGATSGFGEACARRFADAGWKLVLTGRREERLNALCAELSKQTEVHGLVLDVRDRKAMEEAIANLPPSFAKLRGLINNAGLALGADPAPKCDLDDWDTMVDTNIKGLMYATRLLLPRLIAHGRGAGIVNLGSVAGNYPYPGSHVYGGTKAFVGQFSLNLRCDLQGTGVRVSNIEPGLCESEFSLVRFAGDQERYNATYAGAEPIQPQDIAETIFWVLNAPAHININSLELMPVSQTWAGFAIERNNKA; translated from the coding sequence ATGTCCAACACCCTGTTTATTACCGGCGCGACCTCCGGTTTTGGTGAAGCCTGTGCCCGTCGTTTTGCCGATGCCGGCTGGAAACTGGTGCTGACTGGGCGTCGTGAAGAGCGTCTCAACGCCCTGTGCGCCGAGTTGTCGAAGCAGACCGAGGTGCATGGCCTTGTGCTCGACGTGCGTGATCGCAAGGCCATGGAGGAGGCGATCGCCAACCTGCCGCCGTCCTTCGCCAAGCTGCGCGGGCTGATCAACAACGCCGGCCTGGCACTGGGCGCTGACCCGGCGCCGAAGTGCGACCTCGACGATTGGGACACCATGGTCGACACCAACATCAAAGGCCTGATGTACGCCACTCGCCTGCTGTTGCCACGCCTGATTGCCCACGGTCGCGGTGCCGGTATCGTCAACCTCGGCTCCGTCGCCGGCAACTATCCGTATCCGGGCAGCCATGTTTATGGTGGGACCAAGGCATTCGTTGGACAGTTCTCGCTGAACCTGCGTTGCGACTTGCAAGGCACTGGTGTGCGCGTCAGCAATATTGAGCCGGGCCTGTGCGAGAGCGAGTTCTCGCTGGTGCGTTTCGCCGGTGACCAGGAGCGCTACAACGCGACCTACGCCGGTGCCGAGCCGATCCAGCCGCAGGACATCGCCGAGACTATTTTCTGGGTGCTCAATGCACCGGCGCACATCAACATCAACAGCCTGGAGTTGATGCCAGTGAGCCAGACGTGGGCCGGGTTTGCGATTGAGCGTAATAACAAGGCTTAA
- the livM gene encoding high-affinity branched-chain amino acid ABC transporter permease LivM gives MSSTTKKTIDLKRSLVDAILAGLVALIVFGPIVGVVLDGYGFNMETTRVAWIVAIVMAGRFALSLFLQTPKGLKILEGFESTGSGVHVLPPDYKSRLRWIIPLVILVAVVFPFFSNSYLLGVVILGLIYVLLGLGLNIVVGLAGLLDLGYVAFYAIGAYGLALGYQYLGLGFWTVLPLAAITAGLAGCILGFPVLRLHGDYLAIVTLGFGEIIRLVLNNWLSLTGGPNGMAAPLPTFFGLEFGKRAKEGGVPFHEFFGIAYNPDVKYYFIYAVLFLVVLAVLYIKHRLVKMPVGRAWEALREDEIACRSMGLNHVLVKLSAFTIGASTAGLAGVFFATYQGFVNPTSFTFFESALILAIVVLGGMGSTIGVVIAAFVLTVAPELLRGFAEYRVLLFGVLMVLMMIWRPRGLIRISRTGVTPRKGVAP, from the coding sequence ATGTCTTCAACCACTAAAAAAACCATTGATCTCAAAAGAAGCCTGGTTGACGCGATTCTTGCCGGCCTTGTCGCCCTGATTGTGTTCGGCCCGATTGTCGGCGTGGTCCTCGACGGCTACGGCTTCAATATGGAAACGACCCGGGTGGCGTGGATTGTCGCCATCGTCATGGCTGGCCGCTTTGCCCTGAGCCTGTTCCTGCAAACGCCCAAGGGCCTGAAGATTCTTGAAGGCTTTGAAAGCACCGGCTCCGGGGTTCATGTACTGCCGCCTGATTACAAATCCCGGTTGCGCTGGATCATCCCGCTGGTGATCCTCGTTGCTGTGGTGTTCCCGTTTTTCTCCAACTCTTACCTGCTGGGCGTGGTGATCCTCGGGCTGATCTACGTATTGCTGGGCCTGGGCCTGAATATCGTGGTCGGCCTGGCCGGTCTGCTCGACCTGGGTTATGTGGCGTTCTACGCCATCGGTGCCTACGGCCTGGCGCTGGGTTATCAATACCTCGGGCTGGGTTTCTGGACGGTGCTGCCGCTGGCAGCGATCACCGCGGGCCTGGCCGGTTGCATCCTCGGGTTCCCGGTGTTGCGGCTGCACGGTGATTACCTGGCGATCGTGACCCTCGGTTTCGGTGAAATCATTCGCCTGGTGCTCAACAACTGGCTGTCCCTGACCGGCGGCCCGAATGGCATGGCGGCTCCGTTGCCGACGTTCTTCGGCCTCGAGTTCGGCAAGCGTGCGAAGGAGGGCGGTGTCCCGTTCCATGAGTTCTTCGGCATCGCCTATAACCCGGACGTGAAGTACTACTTCATCTACGCGGTGTTGTTCCTGGTGGTGCTGGCCGTGCTGTACATCAAGCATCGTCTGGTCAAGATGCCGGTCGGCCGCGCCTGGGAAGCCCTGCGTGAAGACGAAATTGCCTGCCGCTCCATGGGCCTGAACCACGTACTGGTCAAGCTCTCGGCGTTCACCATTGGTGCATCGACTGCCGGCCTGGCCGGAGTGTTCTTCGCCACCTATCAAGGCTTCGTCAACCCGACCTCGTTTACCTTCTTTGAATCGGCCTTGATCCTCGCCATCGTGGTACTCGGCGGCATGGGCTCGACCATCGGCGTGGTGATTGCAGCCTTCGTGCTGACGGTTGCCCCGGAACTGCTGCGCGGCTTTGCGGAATATCGCGTGCTGCTGTTCGGCGTGTTGATGGTGTTGATGATGATCTGGCGACCGCGCGGCCTGATTCGGATCAGCCGTACCGGTGTGACCCCGCGTAAAGGAGTAGCGCCATGA
- a CDS encoding ABC transporter substrate-binding protein: MSQTFYKKGFLALAVATALGVSAFAQADVKIGVAGPMTGANAAFGEQYMKGAQAAADAVNAAGGVNGEKIVLVKGDDACEPKQAVTVAKDLTNQKVAGVVGHFCSSSTIPASEIYDEAGIIAITPGSTNPAVTERGLSAMFRMCGRDDQQGIVAGDYIVDVLKGKKVVVLHDKDTYGQGLADATKAQLEKRGVKPVLYEGLTRGEKDFSTIVTKIRGAGADVVYFGGLHPEAGPLVRQLREQGLKDVKFMSDDGIVTDELVTTAGGPQFVDGVLMTFGADPRLLPDSKTVVDEFRKKGTEPEGYTLYAYASVQTLAAAFNGAKSNSGEKAAEWLKKNPVKTVMGEKTWDAKGDLKVSDYVVYEWDKDGKYHQLEKQK, encoded by the coding sequence ATGTCCCAGACGTTTTACAAGAAAGGCTTTCTGGCCCTCGCAGTGGCAACTGCGTTGGGTGTTTCTGCGTTTGCACAGGCTGATGTGAAAATCGGTGTGGCGGGTCCGATGACAGGTGCCAACGCGGCATTTGGCGAGCAGTACATGAAGGGTGCACAGGCTGCAGCCGACGCGGTCAACGCGGCGGGCGGCGTCAACGGGGAAAAAATCGTACTGGTGAAGGGCGATGACGCCTGCGAACCGAAACAGGCTGTGACGGTCGCCAAGGACCTGACCAACCAGAAAGTCGCCGGTGTGGTCGGTCACTTCTGCTCCTCGTCGACCATCCCGGCCTCCGAGATCTACGACGAAGCGGGCATCATTGCAATCACCCCTGGTTCCACCAACCCGGCAGTCACCGAACGCGGCCTGAGCGCCATGTTCCGTATGTGCGGGCGTGACGACCAGCAAGGCATCGTGGCCGGTGACTACATCGTCGACGTGCTCAAGGGCAAAAAAGTCGTCGTCCTGCACGACAAGGACACCTACGGTCAGGGTCTGGCGGACGCTACCAAGGCCCAGCTGGAAAAACGCGGCGTGAAGCCTGTGTTGTATGAAGGCCTGACCCGTGGCGAGAAAGACTTCAGCACCATCGTCACCAAAATCCGCGGCGCTGGCGCCGACGTCGTCTACTTCGGCGGTCTGCACCCGGAAGCCGGTCCTCTGGTTCGTCAACTGCGTGAGCAAGGTCTCAAAGACGTCAAGTTCATGTCCGATGACGGCATCGTGACCGACGAACTGGTGACCACCGCTGGCGGCCCGCAATTCGTTGACGGCGTGCTGATGACCTTCGGCGCCGACCCACGCCTGCTGCCAGACAGCAAGACCGTGGTGGACGAGTTCCGCAAAAAAGGCACCGAGCCTGAAGGCTACACCCTGTACGCCTACGCTTCGGTCCAGACCCTGGCTGCTGCTTTCAACGGCGCCAAGTCCAACAGTGGCGAGAAAGCCGCCGAGTGGCTGAAGAAAAACCCGGTCAAAACCGTGATGGGCGAGAAGACCTGGGACGCCAAGGGCGACCTGAAAGTCTCCGACTACGTGGTTTACGAGTGGGACAAGGACGGCAAATACCACCAACTGGAAAAGCAGAAGTGA
- a CDS encoding aldehyde dehydrogenase family protein: MVAALLDRLGVNPALYQNGKVPVHSPIDGSQIAAVNWEGAAEVEQHISRADHAFELWRKVPAPRRGELVRQLGDILREYKADLGELVSWEAGKITQEGLGEVQEMIDICDFAVGLSRQLYGLTIASERPGHHMRETWHPLGVVGVISAFNFPVAVWAWNTTLALVCGNPVIWKPSEKTPLTALACQALFDRVLKNFSDAPPHLSQVIIGGRDAGEALVDDPRVALISATGSTRMGREVAPKIAARFARSILELGGNNAMILAPSADLDMAVRAILFSAVGTAGQRCTTLRRLIAHESVKEEIVTRLKAAYSKVRIGNPLEGNLIGPLIDKHSFENMQDALEQALSEGGRVFGGKRQLEDKFPNAYYVSPAIVEMPEQSDVVCNETFAPILYVVGYKDFDEALRLNNSVPQGLSSCIFTTDVREAEQFMSAVGSDCGIANVNIGPSGAEIGGAFGGEKETGGGRESGSDAWRGYMRRQTNTVNYSLELPLAQGITFD, encoded by the coding sequence ATGGTTGCCGCATTGCTTGATCGTCTTGGTGTGAACCCGGCCCTGTACCAGAACGGCAAAGTGCCGGTGCATTCGCCGATCGATGGCAGCCAGATTGCCGCCGTGAACTGGGAAGGTGCCGCTGAAGTCGAACAGCACATCAGTCGTGCAGATCATGCGTTCGAATTGTGGCGCAAGGTCCCGGCCCCGCGCCGTGGCGAACTGGTGCGTCAACTGGGCGACATCCTGCGTGAATACAAGGCCGACCTCGGTGAGCTGGTCTCCTGGGAAGCCGGCAAGATCACTCAGGAAGGCCTGGGTGAAGTTCAGGAAATGATCGACATCTGCGATTTCGCCGTCGGCCTGTCCCGTCAGTTGTACGGCTTGACCATCGCTTCCGAGCGTCCTGGCCACCACATGCGCGAAACCTGGCACCCGCTGGGCGTCGTCGGTGTCATCAGCGCCTTCAACTTCCCGGTCGCTGTCTGGGCCTGGAACACCACGCTGGCGCTGGTCTGCGGTAACCCGGTGATCTGGAAACCTTCGGAAAAAACCCCGCTGACCGCACTGGCCTGCCAGGCGCTGTTCGACCGCGTACTGAAGAATTTCAGCGACGCACCTCCACACCTGAGCCAAGTGATTATCGGCGGCCGCGATGCCGGCGAAGCCCTGGTCGATGACCCGCGTGTAGCGCTGATCAGCGCCACCGGCAGCACCCGCATGGGCCGTGAAGTGGCGCCGAAAATCGCCGCACGTTTCGCCCGCAGCATTCTGGAACTGGGCGGCAACAACGCCATGATCCTCGCCCCGAGCGCCGACCTGGACATGGCCGTTCGCGCCATCCTGTTCAGTGCCGTCGGCACCGCCGGTCAGCGTTGCACCACGTTGCGTCGCCTGATTGCCCATGAGTCGGTGAAGGAAGAAATCGTCACCCGCCTCAAGGCTGCCTACTCCAAGGTTCGCATCGGCAATCCGCTCGAGGGCAACCTGATCGGTCCGCTGATCGACAAGCACAGTTTCGAAAACATGCAGGACGCGTTGGAACAGGCCTTGAGCGAAGGCGGCCGGGTGTTCGGCGGCAAACGTCAGCTGGAAGACAAATTCCCTAACGCTTATTACGTCTCGCCGGCCATCGTTGAAATGCCGGAGCAGAGCGATGTGGTCTGCAACGAAACCTTCGCGCCGATCCTGTATGTGGTTGGTTACAAGGACTTCGACGAAGCGCTGCGCCTGAACAACTCGGTGCCACAAGGCCTGTCCTCGTGCATCTTCACCACCGACGTGCGAGAAGCCGAGCAGTTCATGTCAGCGGTGGGCAGCGACTGCGGCATCGCCAACGTCAACATCGGCCCGAGCGGCGCGGAAATCGGTGGCGCGTTTGGTGGCGAGAAAGAAACCGGCGGTGGCCGTGAGTCGGGCTCCGATGCATGGCGCGGATACATGCGTCGCCAGACAAACACCGTGAACTATTCGCTGGAGTTGCCGTTGGCTCAGGGCATCACGTTCGACTGA
- a CDS encoding ABC transporter ATP-binding protein: protein MSQPILELKDLDVFYGPIQALKKVSLHIEEGETVSLIGSNGAGKSTLLMSIFGQPRAANGQIIYQGVDITHKSSHYIASNGIAQSPEGRRVFPDMTVEENLLMGTIPIGDKYASEDMQRMFELFPRLKERRNQRAMTMSGGEQQMLAIARALMSRPKLLLLDEPSLGLAPIVVKQIFATLRELASTGMTIFLVEQNANHALKLSDRAYVMVNGEIRITGTGKELLVNEEVRNAYLGGH, encoded by the coding sequence ATGAGCCAACCCATCCTCGAACTCAAGGATCTGGATGTGTTTTACGGGCCGATTCAGGCCCTGAAGAAAGTCTCGCTGCATATCGAAGAAGGTGAAACCGTCAGCCTGATCGGCTCCAACGGCGCCGGTAAATCGACCCTGCTGATGTCGATCTTCGGCCAGCCGCGGGCGGCTAACGGGCAGATCATTTATCAGGGCGTGGACATCACCCACAAGTCGTCGCACTACATCGCGTCCAACGGCATCGCTCAGTCGCCTGAAGGCCGGCGGGTGTTCCCCGACATGACCGTCGAGGAAAACCTGCTGATGGGCACCATTCCGATCGGTGACAAGTACGCTTCCGAGGACATGCAGCGCATGTTCGAGCTGTTTCCGCGGCTCAAGGAACGCCGTAACCAGCGCGCCATGACCATGTCCGGCGGCGAGCAACAGATGCTCGCCATCGCCCGTGCATTGATGAGCCGACCCAAGCTGCTGTTGCTTGATGAGCCGAGCCTGGGGCTGGCGCCGATCGTGGTGAAACAGATCTTCGCGACCCTGCGGGAACTGGCGAGTACCGGCATGACCATCTTCCTGGTCGAGCAAAACGCCAACCACGCGTTGAAACTGTCGGACCGGGCGTACGTGATGGTCAACGGTGAGATCCGCATCACCGGCACCGGCAAGGAGCTGCTGGTCAACGAGGAGGTGCGTAACGCTTATCTCGGCGGGCACTGA
- a CDS encoding FAD-binding oxidoreductase, which produces MPLREECLWEKLTPQRPDNAALKGEVKVDVCVIGAGFTGLSAAVHLLEQGKTVCVLEAHRAGHGGSGRNVGLVNAGMWIPPDEIEAGFGEAVGSQLNRMLGAAPSLVFSLVDKYNIDCQLRREGTLHMAHNARGEADLRSREAQWKRRGAPVELLTGQACEQATGTKKIAAALLDKRAGTINPMAYTAGLAKAAISLGGQLFDHSPVTRLERQGQRWSVQTAQGSVLAEQVVIASNAYTEGDWTELRRNFFPGYYYQVASVPLTEDAAQQILPGGQGSWDTRQVLSSIRRDKDGRLLLGSLGNGNQKPTWFLKAWADRVQQHYFPYLKPVEWECTWTGCIAFTPDHLMRLFEPAPGLVAVTGYNGRGVTTGTVVGKAFADYLCNGNPQALPIPFAPMQPLAGVGLRSCLYEAGFSLYHAGQCLRIVI; this is translated from the coding sequence ATGCCGTTACGCGAAGAGTGTCTGTGGGAAAAACTGACGCCGCAAAGGCCTGACAACGCGGCGCTCAAGGGCGAAGTGAAGGTCGACGTTTGCGTCATCGGCGCCGGTTTCACCGGTCTGTCGGCGGCGGTGCATCTGCTGGAACAAGGTAAAACGGTCTGCGTGCTCGAGGCCCATCGCGCTGGTCACGGCGGTTCGGGGCGCAACGTCGGGCTGGTCAATGCCGGGATGTGGATTCCACCGGACGAGATCGAAGCCGGGTTCGGCGAAGCGGTGGGCAGTCAGCTCAATCGCATGCTGGGTGCAGCGCCGTCACTGGTGTTCAGCCTGGTCGACAAATACAACATCGATTGCCAGTTACGCCGCGAAGGCACGCTGCACATGGCGCACAACGCCCGTGGCGAAGCCGATCTTCGCAGTCGTGAAGCACAATGGAAACGTCGCGGTGCGCCGGTCGAACTGCTGACCGGACAAGCCTGCGAACAAGCGACGGGCACCAAAAAAATCGCCGCCGCGTTGCTCGACAAGCGTGCCGGCACGATCAATCCGATGGCCTACACCGCGGGGCTGGCCAAAGCGGCCATCAGCCTCGGCGGTCAGTTGTTCGATCATTCGCCGGTTACCCGACTCGAACGGCAGGGCCAACGCTGGTCGGTGCAAACCGCTCAGGGTTCGGTGCTCGCCGAGCAAGTGGTCATCGCCTCCAACGCCTACACCGAAGGCGACTGGACGGAGCTGCGGCGCAATTTCTTCCCCGGCTATTACTATCAAGTGGCTTCGGTTCCTCTGACCGAAGACGCCGCGCAGCAAATCCTGCCCGGTGGCCAGGGTTCCTGGGACACGCGCCAGGTACTGAGCAGTATTCGTCGTGACAAGGACGGTCGCCTGTTGCTCGGCAGCCTCGGCAATGGAAATCAGAAACCGACCTGGTTCCTCAAGGCATGGGCCGATCGGGTGCAGCAGCACTATTTCCCTTACCTCAAACCTGTGGAATGGGAATGCACATGGACCGGTTGCATTGCGTTTACCCCCGATCACTTGATGCGTTTATTCGAACCAGCGCCCGGTTTAGTGGCAGTCACCGGGTATAACGGCCGGGGCGTAACGACGGGAACGGTGGTCGGCAAAGCTTTTGCCGATTATCTGTGTAACGGAAATCCTCAGGCGCTACCGATTCCCTTCGCTCCCATGCAGCCACTGGCAGGGGTGGGTTTGCGCAGCTGTCTGTACGAGGCCGGTTTCTCGCTGTATCACGCAGGCCAGTGCTTGCGGATCGTTATTTGA
- a CDS encoding ABC transporter ATP-binding protein, with the protein MSEVVLSVEKLMMHFGGIKALSDVSLKVHRNSIFALIGPNGAGKTTVFNCLTGFYKASGGKIELNTRGERTDVIQLLGESFKATDFVSPKSFITRMRYKMFGGTHLVNRAGLARTFQNIRLFKEMSVLENLLVAQHMWVNRNMLAGILNTKGYRKAESDALDHAFYWLEVVDLVDCANRLAGELSYGQQRRLEIARAMCTRPQIICLDEPAAGLNPQETEALSAMIRLLRDEHDLTVVLIEHDMGMVMSISDHIVVLDHGIVIAEGGPEAIRNDPKVIAAYLGADEEEVVL; encoded by the coding sequence ATGAGCGAAGTCGTACTCTCGGTCGAGAAGCTGATGATGCACTTCGGCGGCATCAAGGCGTTGAGCGATGTCAGCCTCAAGGTGCATCGCAACTCGATCTTCGCCCTGATCGGCCCCAACGGCGCCGGCAAGACCACCGTGTTCAACTGCCTGACCGGGTTCTACAAGGCCTCCGGCGGCAAGATCGAACTCAATACCCGCGGCGAGCGCACCGATGTCATCCAGCTGCTGGGCGAATCGTTCAAAGCCACGGATTTCGTTTCGCCGAAAAGCTTTATTACCCGGATGCGCTACAAAATGTTCGGCGGCACCCACCTGGTGAACCGTGCCGGGCTGGCGCGGACGTTCCAGAACATTCGTCTGTTCAAGGAAATGTCGGTACTGGAAAACCTGCTGGTGGCCCAGCACATGTGGGTCAACCGCAACATGCTGGCCGGCATCCTCAATACCAAGGGCTACCGCAAAGCCGAAAGCGATGCGCTGGACCACGCCTTCTACTGGCTGGAAGTGGTGGATCTGGTGGACTGCGCCAACCGTCTGGCCGGTGAACTGTCCTACGGCCAACAGCGTCGTCTGGAAATCGCCCGGGCCATGTGCACCCGGCCGCAGATCATCTGCCTCGACGAACCGGCTGCCGGCCTCAACCCTCAGGAAACCGAAGCGCTGAGCGCGATGATCCGGCTGCTGCGCGACGAGCACGATCTGACCGTGGTACTGATCGAACACGACATGGGCATGGTTATGAGCATTTCCGACCACATCGTGGTGCTGGACCACGGCATCGTCATCGCCGAGGGCGGACCTGAAGCGATTCGCAACGACCCGAAAGTGATTGCGGCCTACCTGGGCGCTGATGAAGAGGAAGTGGTGCTATGA
- a CDS encoding branched-chain amino acid ABC transporter permease: MDGIFLQQLVNGLTLGSVYGLIAIGYTMVYGIIGMINFAHGEVYMISAYLAAISLALLAYFGIESFPLLMLGTLIFTIVVTAVYGWVIERVAYKPLRNSTRLAPLISAIGISLILQNYAQIAQGAKQQGVPTLLTGAWRVEIGTGFVQLTYTKVFILIAAFAGMALLTYIIKYTKLGRMCRATQQDRKMASILGINTDRVISYVFIIGAAMAALAGVLITMNYGTFDFYAGFIIGIKAFTAAVLGGIGSLPGAMLGGIILGISESLFSGLVNSDYKDVFSFSLLVLVLVFRPQGLLGRPLVSKV; encoded by the coding sequence ATGGATGGTATTTTCCTGCAGCAACTGGTCAACGGCCTGACCCTCGGGTCGGTCTATGGCCTGATCGCCATCGGCTACACAATGGTCTATGGCATCATCGGCATGATCAACTTCGCCCACGGCGAGGTTTACATGATTTCCGCTTACCTCGCGGCAATCAGTCTGGCTCTGCTGGCATACTTCGGTATTGAATCCTTCCCGCTACTGATGCTCGGCACCTTGATCTTCACCATCGTGGTCACGGCGGTGTATGGCTGGGTCATCGAGCGCGTCGCCTACAAGCCCCTGCGTAACTCCACCCGGTTGGCACCGCTGATCAGCGCCATCGGGATTTCGCTGATCCTGCAGAACTATGCCCAGATCGCCCAAGGCGCCAAGCAACAAGGTGTTCCGACCTTGCTGACGGGAGCCTGGCGCGTCGAAATCGGCACCGGTTTCGTGCAGTTGACCTACACCAAGGTCTTCATCCTGATTGCTGCATTCGCCGGTATGGCGCTGCTGACCTACATCATCAAGTACACCAAGCTCGGCCGCATGTGCCGCGCCACCCAGCAAGACCGCAAGATGGCCTCGATCCTGGGGATCAACACCGACCGCGTGATTTCCTACGTGTTCATCATCGGTGCAGCGATGGCGGCCCTGGCCGGCGTGCTGATCACCATGAACTACGGCACGTTCGACTTCTATGCCGGCTTCATCATCGGCATCAAGGCGTTTACTGCGGCGGTACTCGGCGGCATCGGTTCGCTGCCTGGCGCGATGCTCGGCGGGATCATTCTCGGGATTTCCGAGTCGCTGTTCTCCGGTTTGGTCAACTCGGACTACAAAGACGTCTTCAGCTTCTCGCTGCTCGTTCTCGTTCTGGTCTTTCGGCCCCAAGGCCTGCTCGGCCGTCCTCTTGTGTCGAAGGTGTAA
- a CDS encoding LysR family transcriptional regulator produces the protein MLNKRYLPSITALQCFEAVTRHLSFTRAAEELNLTQSAVSKQVAQLEELLQHLLFRRVRRRLQMTPAGDLYLVEVRKILTQVEMSTHYLRSYGGETEVLRVSTPPTFGARWLVPRLKGWRLRHPSIHLDLCSEQEADDLLQGRSDLAFYFGQGSRPGTECLKLFGEELVPVCAPGSLPDTPFTDPTQLADLVLLQNASRPQAWHDWFDSQGYHTEHSYHGPRFETFYMCIRAAQVGCGVALLPRFLVEEELADGKLVIPWQHAMPSTDAYYLAYPEHSAEVPKVRDFVKWMLEQIDSPDASQH, from the coding sequence ATGCTGAATAAACGCTACTTGCCGTCGATCACTGCCCTCCAGTGTTTCGAGGCCGTCACCCGGCATTTGAGCTTCACCCGGGCCGCCGAAGAGCTGAACCTGACCCAGAGCGCCGTCAGCAAACAGGTCGCGCAACTTGAAGAGTTGCTGCAGCACCTGCTGTTCCGCCGGGTGCGCCGACGCCTGCAAATGACCCCGGCTGGTGATTTGTACCTGGTGGAAGTACGAAAAATCCTCACGCAGGTCGAGATGTCGACCCATTACCTGCGTTCCTACGGCGGCGAGACCGAAGTCTTGCGGGTTTCGACGCCGCCGACCTTCGGCGCGCGCTGGCTGGTGCCACGCCTGAAAGGTTGGCGCCTGCGCCATCCCTCGATCCATCTGGACCTGTGCAGCGAGCAGGAAGCTGACGATTTGCTGCAAGGTCGCAGCGACCTGGCGTTCTACTTCGGTCAGGGCTCGCGGCCCGGCACCGAATGCCTGAAGCTGTTTGGCGAGGAGCTGGTGCCCGTCTGTGCGCCGGGCAGTCTGCCGGACACGCCGTTCACCGACCCTACGCAGCTCGCAGACCTCGTCCTGCTGCAAAACGCCTCGCGGCCCCAGGCCTGGCATGACTGGTTCGACAGTCAGGGCTACCACACCGAACACAGTTACCACGGCCCGCGCTTCGAAACGTTCTATATGTGCATCCGCGCCGCCCAGGTCGGCTGCGGCGTGGCACTGCTGCCGCGTTTTCTGGTGGAAGAGGAATTGGCCGACGGCAAACTGGTCATACCCTGGCAGCACGCGATGCCCAGCACCGATGCCTATTACCTGGCGTATCCGGAGCACTCGGCGGAAGTGCCCAAGGTACGGGACTTTGTGAAGTGGATGCTGGAGCAGATTGATAGCCCGGATGCATCGCAGCACTAA